The genomic region ATTCCCAAAATTTCTTCTCACCAATTTTTTCTTTAAACTCTGTAGCTTTGGCATCTTCAACGAGGTGCTTAACGAAATCAATCTTTTTGTCTTCAGGAATAGCTTCGTGCTCTTTTTTAAGTTTGTTATATAATTTTTCGTCCGCTTTTGGAATCGGCTTGTATACAGCTTTAATCATTTGAACCAAGTGATTAGCAGCCTCATACGCAACAAAATCATTCAGTTCCTCGCCATAATGCTCTTTGTATAATTTTTTGAATTCATTGATATCTTTTTCCGTAAGTGCCATAAAATTATATTTACACCATAACCATCTTGCCATCCTCAACAAAAATAGCTTGGTCGTCAGTCAATTCAATCACTGACTCTCCCTTTCTTTTTTCTTTAAATTTTTGAACATCGCTCTCTTCTTTTTGATTGTAGTGTGGAGTAATGATATGTGGCACGAGTTTCAGTCCAGTCAAATCTTTAAGATTTACATCATTGGAGTCGCCAAGTCCAGCCACTTCAATATCAGGTCCTGGGATTATACTTCCAGCACTGACGCCCAGATAGAATTTTCCTTTTTTGACAGCGTTAATCAAAATATTATCCACGCCTGTTTTTCTCATTCTGTCTAGAATATAGAAAGTGTTACCTCCGCAAACATAGTAAATATCATATAACGGAAAGTTTACAAAACTCTCATGCTTGGCGATATTGAATTCAATAACTTTAATTCCTAAATCTTCCAATTCTTTAATGGAGCCATCTATGTAAAATTGCTCTTCATCATTTCTGCCTGAAGTTACGATACAAGTAGTTTTGTTATCCAGTCTGTCAAACTGGGAAATAAAAAACTTCCTTACATTTTCATTGGTTAGCCCAGTTGATGTTAGTAATAGTTTCATATTTTAATTATCCGAAATAATTTTCCACTGCAAATTCAAACTGTTTCAAAAACAGCTCCTTGAAGTATGAGATATTGTTTTGCTCATAAAAGAGCAGGATTGCCTTTTTGTATTCCACTTCGTCCATACTCCTGTAAGAAAGAGGGCAAGAATCAAAGGATTGCAAAATAGCATTACCGCTCAAACGGCTGGTGCGTTTATTGCCGTCCACAAATGGTTGGATGTATGCGATAAGCAACATCAAAATAACCGCTTTCTCAAAAGCATTTTCTGTTTCATTGACCATTTGACAGGCTTTTTCCAGAGCCTCCTTGATTTGAAACTCATTGTCCAACGGAGTATATTTCGTTCCAGTTATTCTTACCAGCGTTTTTCGGAGATTTTTTGTCACATTCAAATCATCCGCCAGCAAAGAATGGATATTTTCTATCTTGGGAACGGATACAGTTTGAAATTCCTTTTTGTTGCTACCGATGTATTCCAAGGCTTTCTTGTGATTAAGAATCATCGTTGCCTCTTCCTGCGTGTGACCAGTGGCTTGTTGTTGATTTTTAATCAATTGCTCGGTCTCCAAGAGGTCATAAGTGTTTCCCTCAATTTTGGAAGACTTCCAGCTAAAATCAATATTCAACCTTTCTATTTCTTTTTTTAGTCCATCCGCAGAAATGTTTTTAATTTTCTTTCTGTAAATTTTGTTCAACTCGGAAAGTTTATTTTTTTCGTCATCGGTAAAAATATCTTTCAACTGACTGAATATGTCAAAATTGAATTTCTCCTTTACTTCTCGTTGGTCAACGTCATTGGCAAAATACTTTTCAACATCAATTTT from Parcubacteria group bacterium harbors:
- a CDS encoding Fic family protein — encoded protein: MKNEKLSKRQEVILTLIEKMGSVSGGQIIEQIGKELGQVTRMTISRDLEKMLELNLIERQGTVGRAVTYRLSSRYPLIKKIDVEKYFANDVDQREVKEKFNFDIFSQLKDIFTDDEKNKLSELNKIYRKKIKNISADGLKKEIERLNIDFSWKSSKIEGNTYDLLETEQLIKNQQQATGHTQEEATMILNHKKALEYIGSNKKEFQTVSVPKIENIHSLLADDLNVTKNLRKTLVRITGTKYTPLDNEFQIKEALEKACQMVNETENAFEKAVILMLLIAYIQPFVDGNKRTSRLSGNAILQSFDSCPLSYRSMDEVEYKKAILLFYEQNNISYFKELFLKQFEFAVENYFG
- a CDS encoding Type 1 glutamine amidotransferase-like domain-containing protein, yielding MKLLLTSTGLTNENVRKFFISQFDRLDNKTTCIVTSGRNDEEQFYIDGSIKELEDLGIKVIEFNIAKHESFVNFPLYDIYYVCGGNTFYILDRMRKTGVDNILINAVKKGKFYLGVSAGSIIPGPDIEVAGLGDSNDVNLKDLTGLKLVPHIITPHYNQKEESDVQKFKEKRKGESVIELTDDQAIFVEDGKMVMV